A stretch of Astyanax mexicanus isolate ESR-SI-001 chromosome 21, AstMex3_surface, whole genome shotgun sequence DNA encodes these proteins:
- the eri2 gene encoding ERI1 exoribonuclease 2, with amino-acid sequence MSTKKLARELGLIRKRSQSSSAEKNPAGTNQLFSYLIVIDFESTCWREKNNYGQEIIEFPAVLLNTSNGEIESEFHSYVQPQEHPVLSEFCTELTGITQKQVEVGLPLRICLSRFTRWLQTLQQEKGVVYVTDSKNTPSSGQLCTFITWSDWDLGVCLLYECKRKQIVKPEALSSWIDLRATYRTFYSRKPKGLNGALQDLGIQFSGREHSGLDDARNTARLAWRMVTDGCVLKITKSLNRAPVKSRPLFGQGRVHSKSPSKTRPPVDENLPTPFSNHSNGSSTGNPNTGTGTGVCQNLVPTRTVLTSLVTPVFVNTPHLHTTLQNTTPTSPVGAASELEMAGCDWAEGFLVTEVGESGSYDDVVLEDVEWGIVDRDDSLSPGNHTHTEVNRPHPPQSQVFKPRPQTQSSVSVSLLSRPDPFKSLNRPGCRATTTTPSMPFTVYTDQSHQSSSSNSTTGFFKVPHPVRSLTVNQSKRTSTSIGQSKLTSSPFNKSALYSTSINQLKPSSVSYNQLPSTSINQSKPSMNQSAHSSNFFNQSDASCSNNQSEHSSIFNNQSPSTSVSQSKPSSTFVNQSALSFTSKIQSAMHLFSKNASIVPASSDNQSNLSSFSVNQSALNYTSSNQSKHLSISNNQSVLASTSANQSALHSISINQSRASSSTNQSESSSICNTTISNNQSALSSSANQSRSSSTINHSSHSSCYTNQSKLCSVSFNQSAPLSRCSGRRSLPLCRSDGENSLVTKLPRVTKVTAPLCSCGRRAKRMTVGNGGPNHGRAFYSCPVRKSGPDPAHRGGCGFFKWESAVINSTLKPNSRISFSVQTAASRNFR; translated from the exons ATGTCAACAAAGAAACTAGCCCG agaGCTGGGTCTGATTAGGAAGCGCAGTCAGTCCTCCAGTGCTGAGAAGAACCCGGCCGGTACCA ATCAGCTGTTCTCCTATCTGATCGTTATTGATTTTGAATCGACCTgctggagagagaaaaacaactATGGACAGGAGATCA TTGAGTTCCCGGCTGTGCTGTTAAACACATCAAACGGAGAGATTGAGTCGGAGTTCCACTCGTACGTTCAGCCTCAGGAACATCCGGTTCTGTCCGAGTTCTGCACAGAACTCACTGGAATCACACAG AAACAGGTGGAGGTGGGGCTTCCTCTCCGGATCTGCTTGTCCAGGTTTACCCGCTGGCTGCAGACTCTGCAGCAGGAGAAGGGTGTGGTCTATGTGACTGACAGCAAAAACACTCCCTCTTCTGGACAGCTCTGCACCTTCATCACCTGGTCAG ATTGGGATTTAGGAGTGTGTTTGCTGTACGAGTGTAAACGGAAGCAGATTGTTAAACCTGAAGCACTGAGCAGCTGGATTGATCTCAGAGCCACGTACAGG ACGTTCTACAGTCGTAAACCTAAAGGTCTGAACGGAGCCCTGCAGGACCTGGGGATCCAGTTTAGTGGCAGAGAACACTCAG GATTGGACGACGCTCGGAACACTGCTCGCCTGGCCTGGCGCATGGTGACGGACGGCTGTGTTCTGAAAATAACCAAATCTCTGAACAGG gCTCCGGTAAAGTCCAGGCCGCTGTTTGGACAGGGGCGTGTCCACAGCAAGAGTCCAAGTAAGACACGCCCACCTGTGGATGAGAACCTGCCGACGCCCTTCAGTAACCATAGCAATGGGAGCTCAACAGGAAACCCCAACACCGGAACCGGAACCGGGGTGTGTCAGAACCTGGTGCCGACCCGCACCGTCCTCACCTCACTCGTCACCCCAGTGTTTGTGAACACACCTCACCTACACACCACtctccagaacaccacgcccaccTCACCTGTAGGTGCGGCCTCTGAACTGGAGATGGCAGGCTGTGATTGGGCGGAGGGTTTCCTGGTAACAGAGGTCGGGGAGTCTGGGTCCTACGACGACGTGGTGTTGGAGGATGTAGAGTGGGGTATTGTTGACCGGGACGATTCTTTGTCGCCTGGCAACCATACACATACAGAGGTGAACAGACCACACCCACCACAGTCACAAGTCTTCAAGCCCCGCCCACAAACACAATCGTCCGTCTCCGTGTCGCTTCTTTCACGCCCAGATCCCTTCAAATCACTCAACCGCCCAGGATGTCGAGCTACAACTACAACTCCCAGCATGCCTTTCACTGTCTACACCGACCAATCGCATCAGTCCTCCTCGAGCAACTCCACAACAGGGTTTTTCAAAGTTCCTCACCCAGTTCGTTCACTTACCGTCAACCAATCAAAACGGACCTCCACCTCCATCGGCCAATCGAAACTCACCTCCTCTCCTTTCAACAAATCAGCTCTCTACTCTACATCTATCAACCAATTAAAGCCTTCCTCTGTCTCCTACAACCAATTACCTTCCACCTCCATCAACCAATCAAAACCATCCATGAATCAATCAGCTCACTCCTCCAATTTCTTCAACCAATCTGATGCTTCCTGTTCCAACAACCAGTCAGAACACTCCTCCATCTTTAACAACCAATCACCCTCCACCTCAGTCAGCCAATCGAAACCCTCCTCTACTTTTGTTAACCAATCAGCTCTCTCCTTCACTTCCAAAATCCAATCAGCTATGCACCTCTTCTCCAAAAATGCATCCATAGTCCCTGCCTCTTCTGACAACCAATCAAATCTTTCCTCCTTCTCTGTCAACCAATCAGCTCTTAACTACACATCCTCCAACCAATCAAAACACTTATCTATCTCTAACAACCAGTCAGTTCTCGCTTCCACCtctgccaaccaatcagctctccaCTCCATCTCAATCAACCAATCAAGGGCTTCCTCTTCCACCAACCAATCAGAAAGCTCCTCCATCTGCAACACGACCATCTCTAACAACCAATCAGCTCTGTCCTCCTCTGCCAACCAATCACGCTCCTCCAGCACCATCAACCATTCATCACACTCCTCTTGTTACACCAACCAATCAAAACTATGCTCAGTGTCCTTCAACCAATCAGCTCCCTTGTCCCGCTGCTCCGGGCGGCGGTCCCTGCCCCTCTGCAGATCTGATGGTGAAAATTCTTTGGTAACCAAGTTGCCAAGGGTAACCAAGGTAACGGCGCCACTGTGTTCCTGTGGGCGGAGAGCCAAGCGTATGACGGTCGGTAATGGCGGCCCAAACCACGGACGAGCTTTCTACTCTTGCCCAGTCAGGAAAAGCGGCCCTGACCCCGCCCACAGAGGTGGGTGTGGCTTCTTTAAGTGGGAGTCGGCAGTGATCAACTCCAccctgaaaccgaacagcaggatCAGCTTCAGTGTCCAAACAGCGGCTTCTAGAAACTTCCGCTAG
- the thumpd1 gene encoding THUMP domain-containing protein 1: MSEESRKRGWRAQARGGKRARRERALCTGMQGVLITCNMNAQRCTAEAYSLLGEYGDRLYGPEELGDPQSSNSDEEQDEDDVEAALKKEVMQLQGSNKKRKRRFQAVDSGANNVVFIQTHHVDPEKLVHHILQDIYQTKKKKSRVILRMLPVSGTCRAFPEDMEKYLSYYLEPWFKAPNHASYQINFKARNSSHNKRDDVIKALAGLVAKLNPENKVDLTDPELTIIVEIIKSVCCVSVVRDYTLFRKYNLQEVTREPANENQRAAKSKAEPTADEARPEHEKEVVEAGSEQKEAGQNIEEKEGGTDGEKETEAVAQGNGSKEAEPE; the protein is encoded by the exons ATGTCTGAGGAGAGCAGGAAGCGAGGTTGGCGCGCTCAGGCCCGGGGGGGTAAGCGTGCGAGGCGTGAGCGGGCGCTGTGTACAGGGATGCAGGGCGTACTGATCACCTGTAACATGAACGCGCAGAGGTGCACGGCGGAGGCGTACAGTCTGCTGGGGGAGTACGGGGACCGGCTGTACGGCCCGGAGGAG CTCGGAGATCCTCAGAGCAGCAACAGCGACGAGGAACAGGACGAGGACGACGTGGAGGCGGCGCTGAAGAAGGAGGTGATGCAGCTCCAGGGGTCCAACAAGAAACGGAAACGCAGATTCCAGGCGGTGGACAGCGGAGCCAACAACGTCGTCTTCATTCAAACTCATCACGTCG ATCCTGAGAAGCTGGTGCACCACATCCTGCAGGACATCTACCAGACGAAAAAGAAGAAGTCCCGGGTGATCCTGCGGATGCTGCCGGTGAGCGGGACCTGCAGGGCGTTTCCTGAGGACATGGAGAAATACCTGAGCTACTATCTGGAGCCGTGGTTCAAAGCTCCAAACCACGCCTCCTACCAGATCAACTTCAAAGCCCGGAACAGCTCCCATAACAAGAGGGACGACGTCATCAAAGCCCTGGCAG gtcTGGTGGCGAAGCTGAACCCGGAGAATAAGGTGGATCTGACGGATCCGGAGCTCACCATCATCGTAGAGATTATAAAGTCGGTGTGCTGCGTCAGCGTCGTCCGTGACTACACGCTCTTCAGGAAGTACAACCTGCAGGAGGTCACCAGAGAGCCGGCCAATGAGAATCAAAGGGCAGCCAAGAGCAAGGCGGAGCCAACTGCAGACGAGGCGAGGCCTGAGCATGAGAAGGAGGTGGTGGAGGCGGGGTCAGAGCAGAAGGAGGCAGGGCAAAATATAGAGGAAAAAGAGGGTGGGACTGATGGTGAGAAGGAAACTGAAGCTGTTGCTCAGGGCAACGGGAGTAAAGAGGCGGAGCCAGAGTGA